The following coding sequences are from one Candidatus Nitrosopumilus sp. SW window:
- a CDS encoding LSm family protein has translation MSVDMAVKVLDESINQVVLIKLKGNKTIRGNLLGFDQHMNLLLDSSEEIPSEGDSKSLGTIVVRGDNVVMISPPPAQN, from the coding sequence ATGTCCGTTGATATGGCAGTAAAAGTATTGGATGAGAGTATCAATCAAGTTGTATTGATAAAACTCAAAGGAAACAAAACCATTAGAGGTAATTTACTTGGTTTTGATCAACACATGAACCTGCTACTCGATTCTTCAGAGGAGATTCCCTCTGAAGGCGATTCAAAAAGCCTTGGAACCATTGTAGTTAGAGGAGACAATGTAGTTATGATTTCTCCTCCACCAGCACAAAATTAG
- a CDS encoding formyltetrahydrofolate deformylase, with the protein MKKTVVGITVVGKDREGIVASFTNFAFSKGGNIEKVNQNVIKGLFGMYLEVSFAKAVNVKKFDSEIQTLAKKEKMDVSTHHETNSQKNIAVFVTKEPLCLQTILSKSKSLKGKILVIIGTEKTLEPLAKKAKIPFVAVEEKNQQKAEEEIIQICKKYNIDLISLARYMRILSPNFVWRYPNRIINIHPSLLPAFPGALAYAQAYERGTKIVGVTSHYVTENLDQGPIIFQDSFKVDPNDTLEKIKSKGQKLEADTLFKAMKMHLENKLDVRWRKVHIKSK; encoded by the coding sequence ATGAAAAAAACTGTGGTTGGAATAACAGTTGTTGGTAAGGACAGAGAAGGAATTGTAGCTTCATTTACAAATTTTGCATTCTCAAAAGGTGGAAACATTGAGAAAGTAAATCAAAATGTAATCAAAGGTCTTTTTGGAATGTATTTGGAAGTTTCTTTTGCAAAAGCAGTTAATGTAAAAAAATTTGATTCAGAGATTCAGACTTTAGCTAAAAAAGAAAAGATGGATGTAAGTACCCATCATGAAACAAATTCTCAAAAGAATATTGCAGTTTTTGTAACAAAAGAACCACTATGTCTACAAACAATTCTGTCAAAATCAAAATCACTCAAAGGAAAAATTTTAGTAATTATAGGTACTGAAAAGACACTCGAACCACTAGCAAAGAAAGCAAAGATCCCATTTGTTGCAGTTGAAGAAAAAAATCAACAAAAAGCAGAAGAGGAAATTATTCAGATTTGTAAAAAATACAATATTGACTTGATCTCACTTGCAAGATACATGAGAATTCTCAGTCCTAACTTTGTTTGGAGATATCCAAATAGAATTATCAATATTCATCCATCATTGTTGCCTGCATTTCCCGGTGCACTAGCATATGCACAAGCTTATGAAAGGGGAACAAAGATTGTTGGAGTTACTTCACATTACGTAACAGAAAACTTAGATCAAGGACCTATAATTTTTCAAGATTCTTTTAAAGTGGATCCAAACGATACGCTTGAGAAAATAAAATCAAAGGGACAGAAATTAGAGGCAGATACATTGTTCAAAGCAATGAAGATGCACCTAGAAAACAAACTAGATGTTCGTTGGAGAAAGGTTCACATCAAATCAAAGTGA
- the amrS gene encoding AmmeMemoRadiSam system radical SAM enzyme — protein MSTIIGKEAELYEKLADEKVKCTACARYCEIGKGQIGLCGIRGNENGKLQLYAYGKVISGHVDPIEKKPLIHYYPGSKVYSIATTGCNWLCKYCQNSDISQRREVQGIDMTPDEVVNTAIKYGAHGIAYTYNEPSIFIEFAKDCGIAARKKGLFNVFVSNGYDTPESVSMMNQFLDGITVDFKGSAEKEFTRKFIGVPDPQPIFDTLLEIRDKTNIHIEITDLIVPKVGDDLEHAKKLSKFILDEFGPEMPIHFLRFHPDYKMMDYPSTPIQTLEKHYHIAKEVGLKYVYLGNVPGHKWEHTYCSECNKIVVNRYGFSIREWNLDKNNCCKFCGNKIPIEGKLQEGYKEDRFQFVS, from the coding sequence GTGTCTACAATTATTGGTAAAGAAGCTGAATTATATGAAAAACTTGCAGATGAAAAAGTCAAATGTACTGCATGTGCAAGATATTGCGAAATTGGCAAAGGCCAAATCGGGTTATGTGGGATTCGTGGAAATGAAAACGGAAAACTACAACTTTATGCGTATGGAAAGGTAATTTCTGGGCATGTTGATCCAATTGAAAAAAAACCTCTAATTCATTATTATCCTGGAAGCAAAGTTTACTCTATTGCTACAACCGGATGTAATTGGCTTTGCAAATATTGTCAAAATTCAGACATTAGTCAACGACGTGAAGTTCAAGGAATTGATATGACTCCTGATGAAGTTGTCAACACTGCAATAAAATATGGTGCTCATGGAATTGCATATACCTACAATGAACCTTCTATCTTCATAGAATTTGCAAAAGATTGTGGAATTGCTGCAAGAAAAAAAGGATTGTTTAATGTCTTTGTTTCAAATGGATATGATACGCCTGAATCCGTTTCAATGATGAATCAATTCCTTGATGGAATAACTGTTGATTTCAAAGGAAGTGCCGAAAAAGAATTTACACGAAAATTTATTGGGGTTCCTGATCCTCAACCAATATTTGATACTTTGTTAGAAATTCGAGATAAAACCAATATTCATATTGAAATTACTGATTTAATTGTTCCAAAGGTTGGAGATGATTTAGAACATGCAAAAAAACTTTCAAAGTTTATTCTAGATGAGTTTGGACCAGAAATGCCAATACATTTTCTACGATTTCATCCAGATTATAAGATGATGGATTATCCGAGCACTCCTATTCAAACATTAGAAAAACATTATCATATTGCAAAAGAGGTTGGGTTAAAGTATGTGTATTTAGGAAATGTTCCTGGTCATAAGTGGGAACATACGTATTGTTCTGAATGTAATAAAATTGTTGTAAACCGCTATGGATTCAGTATCCGGGAATGGAATCTTGATAAAAACAATTGTTGCAAGTTCTGTGGAAATAAAATTCCAATAGAAGGAAAATTACAGGAAGGATACAAAGAAGATCGTTTTCAATTTGTATCTTAG
- a CDS encoding dihydroorotase family protein — MTYDTVIVDSHVILPQGMVDKNIIIDDGKIVGLTHDLPACDTKINGNGLISVPGPIDTHVHYGVYSPINEAAKTESHAAAIGGITTMMRMLRLEDPFSSSLQAQLDAASQNHYVDYAIHASIFTPQQINEMNFCVDKGITSFKIYMNLGGEIGHVYMDMPPDSSELVAANVDVTDEIVEQTVKTAASLGCPVLVHAEDYESCGCGIQTAREKKQDGLSAWSESRSPEFEAKAIKTVSKFGRDYDCVIYFVHIGSQRALKQIQEERNLGTKIFVETCPHYLTLSYEKQDGYLAKVMPPIRTENDQKAVWSALSTNQIDTIGTDHVANQLKLKLGGDDVWSALAGFPGIGTVLPILLNDGINQNRITLEQFVRFTSQNAAKIFGMFPQKGTLEKNSDADVTMIDLKKEKKVTSELFGGFSDYIVYEGRNLKGWPVKTIVRGELVSEDFEVIGKLGHGHLVKRNIGKNS; from the coding sequence ATGACGTATGATACCGTGATTGTTGATTCACACGTTATACTACCGCAAGGAATGGTTGATAAAAACATCATAATTGATGATGGAAAGATAGTTGGTCTCACACATGATCTTCCTGCATGTGATACCAAAATCAATGGAAATGGATTAATCTCTGTTCCTGGTCCTATTGACACTCATGTTCACTATGGTGTTTATTCTCCAATAAACGAGGCAGCAAAAACAGAATCTCATGCAGCTGCAATTGGTGGTATTACAACTATGATGAGAATGCTTAGATTGGAAGATCCATTTTCTAGTTCACTACAAGCTCAGTTGGATGCTGCATCTCAAAATCATTATGTAGATTATGCAATACATGCATCCATCTTTACTCCCCAACAAATTAACGAAATGAATTTTTGTGTGGATAAGGGAATCACATCATTCAAAATTTACATGAATCTTGGGGGAGAAATTGGTCATGTTTACATGGATATGCCTCCTGATTCTTCCGAACTTGTTGCAGCCAATGTTGATGTAACTGATGAAATTGTTGAACAGACCGTAAAAACTGCAGCTTCTCTTGGTTGCCCTGTTTTGGTTCATGCAGAAGATTATGAATCATGTGGATGTGGAATACAAACTGCGAGAGAGAAAAAACAAGATGGATTGTCTGCATGGTCTGAGAGCCGTTCTCCTGAATTTGAAGCAAAAGCAATCAAAACCGTATCAAAGTTTGGACGTGATTATGATTGTGTTATCTATTTTGTTCACATTGGTTCTCAACGAGCTCTTAAACAAATTCAAGAAGAAAGAAATCTTGGAACAAAAATCTTTGTTGAAACATGTCCTCATTACTTGACACTATCTTATGAAAAACAAGATGGATATCTTGCTAAAGTAATGCCTCCAATAAGAACTGAAAATGATCAAAAAGCTGTATGGAGTGCACTATCTACTAATCAAATTGATACCATAGGTACCGACCACGTTGCAAATCAACTCAAACTCAAATTGGGTGGTGATGATGTTTGGTCTGCATTAGCTGGATTCCCAGGAATTGGAACTGTCCTTCCTATATTGCTTAATGATGGAATCAATCAAAATAGAATTACTTTAGAGCAATTCGTCCGATTTACAAGTCAAAACGCAGCTAAAATCTTTGGAATGTTCCCTCAGAAAGGCACTCTTGAAAAAAATTCTGATGCAGATGTTACTATGATTGATTTGAAAAAAGAAAAAAAGGTCACATCTGAACTGTTTGGTGGATTTTCTGATTACATAGTTTATGAGGGTAGAAATCTGAAAGGATGGCCTGTTAAAACAATTGTACGGGGCGAACTAGTATCTGAAGACTTTGAAGTGATAGGAAAACTTGGACATGGCCACCTTGTAAAAAGAAACATTGGTAAAAATTCTTAG
- a CDS encoding 50S ribosomal protein L37e, with the protein MVKGTTSMGGFTKKKVHIRCRRCGKNSLHKRHHQCASCGFPEAKRRKYSWIKWYT; encoded by the coding sequence ATGGTAAAAGGCACAACTTCTATGGGTGGTTTTACAAAGAAGAAAGTACACATCAGATGCAGAAGATGTGGAAAGAACTCACTTCACAAACGTCATCACCAATGTGCAAGTTGTGGATTCCCAGAGGCCAAAAGAAGAAAATATTCTTGGATTAAATGGTATACATAG
- the trxA gene encoding thioredoxin — protein MGITQISDAKSWEVDVINSDIPVFVDFWAEWCGPCRMVGPVVEELANDYDGKVKFVKVNVDEANELASKYNVFSIPTLILLNKGEIVSQQVGAASKESYKNMIDRALA, from the coding sequence ATGGGAATAACACAAATCTCTGATGCAAAGTCTTGGGAAGTCGATGTGATAAACTCTGACATTCCTGTATTTGTAGACTTTTGGGCTGAATGGTGTGGTCCATGTAGAATGGTGGGTCCAGTAGTTGAAGAACTGGCAAATGACTATGATGGCAAAGTAAAATTTGTCAAGGTTAATGTTGATGAGGCTAATGAATTGGCATCAAAATACAATGTCTTTAGTATTCCAACCTTAATTCTCCTTAACAAGGGCGAAATAGTTAGCCAACAAGTAGGTGCTGCTTCTAAAGAATCATACAAAAATATGATTGATAGAGCCCTAGCATAA
- the rpiA gene encoding ribose-5-phosphate isomerase RpiA, which translates to MSYDDAITALSNNALKFVKDDYVIGLGSGRAATALVKSLGKLIKLKKYNIKGVPTSLQIKLTAEKVGIPLIEADQVNHIDVVFDGADQIDSQKFVIKGGGGALLRENILFSIAKKVVIMADKTKFVKNFTRTVPVEVHPLARNSVANSIKKLGGKSQLRSLDRGYPFFTENGNIILDCDFGTIKNPKSLTQKIKGTTGVLESGIFLRKPDVIYRAKTGGKFDIL; encoded by the coding sequence TTGTCTTACGATGATGCCATTACGGCATTATCAAATAATGCATTAAAATTTGTAAAAGATGATTATGTTATTGGTTTAGGTAGTGGTAGAGCAGCTACTGCACTTGTAAAATCACTTGGAAAATTGATCAAATTAAAGAAATACAATATCAAAGGAGTTCCAACATCATTACAAATCAAACTCACTGCAGAAAAAGTTGGAATTCCATTGATAGAAGCTGATCAGGTAAACCATATTGATGTAGTATTTGATGGTGCAGATCAAATAGATTCTCAAAAATTTGTGATCAAAGGTGGCGGAGGAGCTTTGTTAAGAGAAAATATTTTGTTTAGCATTGCGAAAAAAGTTGTAATAATGGCAGACAAGACAAAATTTGTGAAAAACTTTACAAGAACAGTCCCAGTGGAAGTACATCCACTTGCTAGAAATTCAGTAGCAAATTCAATCAAAAAATTAGGAGGAAAATCACAATTACGTTCACTGGATAGAGGTTATCCATTTTTTACAGAAAATGGAAATATCATACTAGATTGTGATTTCGGTACAATAAAAAATCCAAAATCATTAACACAAAAAATCAAAGGAACCACAGGCGTTTTAGAGTCAGGAATTTTCCTTAGAAAACCAGATGTGATCTATAGAGCAAAAACTGGTGGAAAGTTCGATATTTTATAG
- a CDS encoding TIGR00296 family protein: MTNFQFSDSDGVELVKMARKVVTEFLKNNSKISDSEFDSKFNFSSGVFVTLNKEDDLRGCIGFPTPIKKLSEGLVDAAISAATRDPRFNPVTTDELNKITFEVTVLTPPKEIKVKEYSEYLSQIKVGRDGLIVENNFSSGLLLPQVPTEYGWSEEEFLEHTCQKAGLRKDAWKEKSTIVSKFQGVIFKENKPNGNIIRESSNDLL, encoded by the coding sequence ATGACAAATTTCCAATTTTCAGATTCAGATGGAGTAGAATTAGTTAAGATGGCAAGAAAAGTTGTAACAGAATTTTTAAAAAATAATTCAAAAATTTCTGATTCAGAATTTGATTCAAAATTTAATTTTAGTTCAGGGGTTTTTGTCACACTAAACAAAGAAGACGATTTAAGGGGATGTATAGGATTTCCAACTCCAATAAAGAAATTATCTGAGGGGTTAGTTGACGCTGCAATTTCAGCTGCTACAAGAGATCCAAGATTTAATCCAGTAACTACTGACGAATTAAATAAAATAACATTTGAAGTAACTGTTTTGACACCTCCTAAGGAAATTAAAGTAAAAGAATATTCAGAGTATTTATCACAAATCAAAGTTGGAAGAGATGGGTTGATTGTAGAAAATAATTTTTCTTCAGGACTATTATTACCTCAAGTTCCTACAGAATATGGATGGAGCGAGGAAGAATTTTTAGAACATACATGTCAAAAAGCAGGATTAAGAAAAGATGCATGGAAGGAAAAATCAACAATCGTTTCAAAATTTCAAGGAGTAATTTTCAAAGAAAACAAACCCAACGGAAATATTATCAGAGAATCATCTAATGATCTTTTATAA
- a CDS encoding creatininase family protein has translation MVEIKAQFDPNLRNSIKRKKQVAVIPIGSIEQHGPHLPISTDTDIVTAVAKEICEKNGYLLLPTLSYGVSFEHAPFFNLSIKKTTLQTVLIDICASLLENNIKTVFIINGHHGNQNSIKNIDGKMKKISKNKLKVFPFSYWHFMGRDFDHAGFVETSLMLAISKNVKMKSARKGLITEKMTKQEIKSLGKLANKSFPKATKNGVWGDPTKATKRDGRLILAEIVRNLGKKCQTCLTGHSS, from the coding sequence ATGGTAGAAATAAAAGCACAGTTTGATCCCAATCTCAGAAATTCTATTAAAAGAAAAAAACAAGTTGCAGTCATTCCAATAGGCTCAATAGAGCAACACGGACCACATCTTCCCATCTCAACGGATACAGATATTGTAACAGCAGTAGCAAAAGAAATTTGTGAAAAAAATGGTTACCTCTTGCTTCCAACTTTATCCTATGGGGTGTCATTTGAACATGCACCATTTTTTAATTTAAGTATCAAGAAGACTACCTTACAGACTGTTTTAATTGACATATGCGCTTCTCTTTTAGAAAATAATATCAAAACGGTTTTCATAATTAATGGCCATCATGGGAATCAAAATTCAATAAAAAACATTGATGGAAAGATGAAAAAAATATCAAAAAACAAACTTAAGGTATTCCCATTTTCTTACTGGCATTTTATGGGAAGGGATTTTGATCATGCAGGATTTGTTGAAACATCACTGATGTTAGCAATTTCAAAAAATGTCAAAATGAAATCAGCTAGAAAAGGCCTCATAACAGAAAAAATGACAAAACAAGAAATCAAGAGTCTTGGAAAATTAGCAAACAAATCATTTCCAAAAGCAACTAAAAACGGTGTTTGGGGAGATCCTACAAAAGCTACAAAAAGAGATGGAAGGTTGATTTTAGCTGAAATCGTCAGAAATCTTGGAAAAAAGTGTCAAACTTGCCTTACTGGGCATAGCTCATAG
- a CDS encoding zinc-ribbon domain-containing protein encodes MSSELRIKKLRGSGGYVMARVTDEQQMKGNLGGPDLFLAPIGRLDADKISKHFCNTCEKEFEGAPKIEFENPNEEVAENLILAERGQYICNTCESSIAEYREFKKQDEAGDVGNAKPIEPQTETAPQVEQPQQVTESIPQPVEQPKIESSQETATRPSPATSVSSIEGRSVYDENANKIGIAKQVGIDSTQSMVLVITQNDGTEGSIPWKNIKKVGEVILLGNPEEIAPPGKCSNCGFSNKEGSKFCEECGTPLQ; translated from the coding sequence ATGAGTTCGGAGCTTAGGATAAAAAAATTAAGAGGTTCTGGCGGCTATGTAATGGCCCGTGTAACAGATGAACAACAGATGAAAGGAAATTTGGGGGGTCCAGATCTATTTTTGGCACCAATTGGTAGATTAGATGCCGATAAAATTTCTAAACATTTTTGCAATACTTGTGAAAAAGAATTTGAAGGAGCTCCAAAAATTGAATTTGAGAATCCAAATGAGGAAGTTGCAGAAAATTTAATTCTTGCAGAACGAGGACAATACATCTGCAACACATGTGAATCATCAATTGCAGAATATAGAGAATTTAAAAAACAAGATGAAGCAGGAGATGTTGGAAATGCAAAACCAATAGAGCCACAAACAGAGACAGCACCACAAGTTGAACAACCACAGCAAGTAACAGAGAGCATTCCACAACCAGTTGAACAACCAAAAATAGAATCATCACAAGAAACAGCTACTCGACCAAGTCCTGCAACATCAGTAAGTTCAATCGAAGGCAGATCAGTGTATGATGAAAATGCTAACAAAATTGGAATTGCAAAGCAAGTTGGAATTGATTCAACACAATCAATGGTTCTAGTAATTACTCAAAATGATGGAACAGAAGGCAGCATCCCATGGAAAAATATCAAAAAAGTGGGAGAAGTCATCTTATTAGGAAATCCAGAAGAAATTGCCCCTCCAGGAAAATGCTCAAACTGTGGATTTTCAAACAAAGAAGGTTCCAAATTCTGTGAAGAATGCGGGACACCACTTCAATAG
- the amrB gene encoding AmmeMemoRadiSam system protein B, with protein sequence MIRKPVVAGQFYPGTKNELEEMIDYCVQHKYGPGNQTQKDEEIYGIICPHAGYVYSGPTACHSYKAISSKNPELVIILGPNHFGVGKDVATMTNAQWETPLGLVEVDSEAAQKIANESEYIEIDEFSHSKDHSLEVQIPMLQSMLSNKFKILPIILRDQSLEMAKDVGNAVAQIAKSKNTMIVASSDFTHYEENSFAHSQDKSLIEPILEMNVEKFYNVLIEKRVTACGYGAIGSVLIACKKLGATKGELLSYSTSGDVMGDTSSVVGYGAIKFI encoded by the coding sequence ATGATTAGAAAACCAGTTGTTGCAGGACAATTCTATCCTGGAACAAAAAATGAACTTGAAGAAATGATAGATTATTGTGTTCAACACAAGTATGGACCGGGAAATCAAACACAAAAAGATGAGGAAATTTATGGAATTATTTGTCCTCATGCAGGCTATGTCTATTCAGGGCCTACCGCATGCCATTCCTACAAGGCAATTTCATCTAAAAACCCCGAACTAGTAATCATTCTGGGACCCAATCATTTTGGGGTTGGAAAAGATGTCGCAACAATGACTAACGCACAATGGGAAACACCATTAGGACTAGTAGAAGTGGATTCAGAAGCTGCACAAAAAATAGCAAACGAGTCAGAATATATCGAGATTGATGAGTTTTCTCATTCAAAAGATCATAGTTTAGAAGTTCAAATTCCGATGCTGCAATCAATGCTTTCTAACAAATTCAAGATTCTTCCAATAATTTTACGAGACCAAAGCTTAGAAATGGCAAAAGATGTAGGAAATGCAGTTGCTCAAATTGCCAAATCAAAAAATACAATGATTGTGGCATCTTCTGATTTTACACATTATGAGGAAAATTCTTTTGCACATTCTCAAGACAAATCTTTGATAGAACCAATATTGGAAATGAATGTTGAAAAATTTTACAATGTTTTAATTGAGAAAAGAGTTACTGCATGTGGGTACGGAGCTATAGGATCAGTATTGATTGCATGTAAAAAACTTGGTGCCACCAAAGGTGAATTGCTAAGCTATTCAACAAGTGGAGATGTCATGGGAGATACATCATCAGTAGTGGGATATGGTGCAATCAAGTTTATTTAA
- a CDS encoding zinc ribbon domain-containing protein gives MSFGEVDTLNMLFDKLQSLFDESQGYYESFLDTNNMYKKGQLSDKEFFQKLGDYTVAYSALEFLAIKVIFELKKSIGSGSGGTQSPGLMPGMGQPGMMAGGMPPRAGTAQNPVGGGPPGIVSAQEAFNDVGTLPSPDPALMPRQTAPQNNGNGCSSCGSELRPNAKFCTKCGAKA, from the coding sequence ATGTCATTTGGTGAAGTTGATACACTAAACATGCTATTTGATAAACTGCAAAGTTTGTTTGATGAGTCACAAGGATACTATGAATCATTTCTTGATACTAATAACATGTACAAAAAAGGTCAACTTAGCGACAAGGAATTCTTTCAAAAATTAGGAGATTATACAGTAGCATATTCGGCATTAGAGTTTCTAGCAATCAAAGTAATTTTTGAGTTAAAAAAATCAATAGGTTCAGGTTCCGGAGGTACACAATCACCGGGGTTAATGCCAGGTATGGGACAACCAGGAATGATGGCAGGAGGAATGCCACCAAGAGCAGGAACTGCACAAAATCCAGTAGGGGGAGGCCCACCAGGAATTGTATCAGCACAAGAAGCATTCAATGATGTCGGTACACTACCATCGCCAGATCCGGCATTAATGCCAAGACAAACAGCACCACAAAATAATGGAAACGGATGTTCATCATGTGGTTCAGAATTAAGACCAAACGCAAAATTCTGCACAAAGTGCGGAGCTAAAGCATAA
- a CDS encoding zinc ribbon domain-containing protein, producing MEVFDGKKAAQEYMSKHTLAFSTPELTLMRFAFWLGDSVPDPNNDGKGIPRMMTFLTEQDFEPVLIDDEKYEPSGAVKSSGLIGNAYTEQKTDGKFCSECGTSLSATAKFCPECGTTQE from the coding sequence ATGGAAGTATTTGATGGCAAAAAAGCAGCACAAGAATACATGTCAAAACATACTTTGGCTTTTTCGACTCCAGAATTAACTCTGATGAGGTTTGCATTTTGGTTAGGAGACTCTGTCCCAGATCCTAACAATGATGGAAAAGGTATTCCGAGAATGATGACTTTTCTAACAGAACAAGACTTTGAACCTGTTTTGATTGATGACGAAAAATATGAACCCTCTGGAGCAGTTAAGAGCTCTGGATTGATTGGAAATGCTTACACTGAACAAAAAACTGATGGAAAGTTTTGTTCAGAATGTGGTACTAGTCTTTCTGCAACGGCAAAGTTTTGTCCAGAATGTGGAACTACTCAAGAATAA